In the Sandaracinus amylolyticus genome, AGGTTCGCGACCACCGTCGGATCGTCGCCGACGTTGTAGTAGCCGAAGCTGTTCTCGTAACCGGCACCTTCGGCGATGTCGACGAACACGACTGGGTTGCTCGTGCTCGGCAGGAAGATCTCGGGCAGCTGCGCTGCGTCGATCACCGCGTGGATCGCCGTCGCCGCTGGAGGCGCGACGCCCTCGTACGAGCTCAGCGCGGTCTGCAGCGCATTGCCGACGGGGACGATGGTCCCGTCGACCTGCACGACTGTCGCGCGTGCGTCGGTGGCGATGAAGGAAGCGGCGAGGGCGGCAATGAAGAGAAGGGGAGCAACACGTCGAGTACGGCGCGCGCGCATAAGCCTCCGGCAGGCGTCATCGCCGCGGCCCGGGGGGACGGGCGGCCGCAGCGGACTCGTCCAGAATCGCTGTGATCAGCGCGCGAAGTAAATAGGGATCATCCCCGATCCCGGGAATAGATGATCCGCGGCCGAATTTCCGAGGGAAGCGGGAGGAGAAGGCAGACCGCCCACCCCCTCCTCGGGACGGGAAGGCTCTCCTCAGAGCAACTTGTGCGAGCGCACCCGGCCCGCCGCGCCGGTCATCCCGATCGTGACGTCCGCGCCTTCGCGGTCGAGCTCGACCTCGGCGCGTCGTCCGTTCTGGCAGAGCTCGGCCGGGGCCTCGATCAGCTCGATCGTGTCGCCCTCGTCGGTCACGAGCGCCCACACGCCGCCCTCGATGCCCAGCTTGCGGATCGTGCCCTTCACTCGTCGTGTCGCGCCCACGCTCGCCTCCTGCTGCTCTTCCCGTGCGTGAGCCCGGGACGTGCTCCATCAAGAGCGGCGCGGCTTGACACCCCCGAGCGCGCGCGGGTTGATCGGAGCGATGAGGCAGATCCATAGGCTGACCGAGCCGCGCGCGCTAGCCCTGCAGCTCGACGAGCTGGGTTGGAGCGCCGCGCGCCACGACGACCGCACCTTCCGCTGCGTGCACGACACCAGCGAGGGCGAGCTCGTGGTGTTCGTGCGGCTCGATCAGAACTGGCTCATCGCGTCGGTCGTCCCGTTCCTCCGCACCCGCGGCGACAACTCGTTCGAGCTCTCGCGGTGGCTGCTGCGGATGAACCGCGACATGTACCAGACGAAGTTCGCGTACGACGAGGACGGCGACGTCGTGCTCACCGTCGAGCTGCCCACCGAGTCCCTCGACGCGAGCGAGATCCGCACCGCGCTCTCCGATCTGTTGCAGCACGCGATCCGTCACCGTCGAACGCTGCGCGAGGCGAGCACCTGAGCTACATCTCGCCGCCTCGTCCACCACGACGACGGCGGAGGTGGCGGTGAGGATCGAAGCCGACAGCGTCCTGCCCTTCTCGCGCGAGCGTGTGTTCCGCGCCTATCGAGACGAGCTCCCCGACTTCACGGCGTACCTGCCGAACGTGCGCGCGATCGAGGTGAAGTCGCGCAAGGACGAAGGCGCGATCGCGACGCTGCACAACGTGTGGCACGGCGGCGGTGACATCCCCGCGCCCATCGTGAAGGTGATCGGCGGCGAGAGCCTCTCGTGGGACGACTTCGCGAAGTGGGATCAGGGCGCGTGGACGTGCGAGTGGAACATCCGCACCAGCGTGTTCACCGAGGCCGTGAGCTGCAGCGGCAAGAACACGTTCATCGAGCTCGGCGGAGATCGCACGCGCCTCGAGATCGCCGGTGACATCTCGATCGACGTGAAGAAGGTGAAGGGCATCCCGTCGTTCCTCGCGGGCTCGATCGGCAAGACGGTCGAGAACTTCCTCGTGAAGCAGATCACCGCGAACCTGACGAGCGTGAGCGACGCCCTCACGAAGTACCTGCAGAGCAAGGGCTGACGGACGCGCGCGAGCGGGGGGAGCGCTCGCGCGTGACGTTTCGTATCAGGGGTCGGGCGGAGACTGGACAGACTGTTAGAATCGCGGCTGGGGGGAGTACATTGCTGGCACGTCAACCGTTCGTCGCGGTGGCGGTCGCCGACGAGCCGCGCATTGCGTCCGCGGTGGTCTCGGGCGTCCGTCGAACGCTGATCGACCTCGGGCAGTGGCCTCGCGTCCGCGCGCGTGCGATCGCGCGCATGCCGAAGGTCCGTGCGTGGATCGACAGCGCGCTCTCCGACGCGTGGTGCCCGGTCGAGTACCACCTCGTGATCCTCGAGGCGGTCGCCGCGGAGTACGGCGACGACGGGATCGCGGCGTTCGGTCGCGCGCGCTTGCTCGACAACATGAGCGGCGGCGTGCTCTCGCCGATCCTTCGGAGCTGGATGCGCTCGTACGGCAGCGCGCCCGGTCATCTGCTGCGCGTGGCGCCGCACGTCTGGCGCGCGGTGACGCGTGATCTCGGTCGTCTGATGGTGGTCGAGATGGGCGAGCGCGCGGCGCGGTTCCGGATGGAGGACATGCCCGACGAAGCGCGGCGCTGCATCGCGTGGCATCGCTTCCTCGAGGGCTACGGGGTCGCGCTGCTCGAAGCGGGCTCGTACCAGGGCGCGCACGTCGAGATCGCGCTCGGTGAGGTGCCGAGACAGCTCGACGGACTGGTCCGCTGGTAGTCGGCTCGCGTTCGACTCGTCTCGAGATCCCTGCGCGGGCTCTGACCCCCTCCGCCCCACCCTTTCGGGGCTCGAGAGTCCGTCGGGTGGTCGTCGGGCACGAGCGCGGCCGGTGGGCATGCTCGATCGTGTCGGTCCCCCGCTGTACTGGCCTCGGGGTCAGGGCTTCTCGGCGTCGGGCTCGTGCTCGGGCGATCGGGCGGCGCGGCGCGGCGCGTCGTCGGCGCGGCGGGTGTCTTCGGCGGGCTCGGCGCGCAGGCGGGTCAGGCGCTGCTTGATGCGGGCTTCGATGCCGATGTCCTTGGGCTCGTAGAAGCGCGCGCCGATCAGGGCTTCGGGCAGATAGGTCTCGCCCTCCGCGTGGCCGCCTTCGGCGTGCGGATAGCGGTAGCCCTGACCGTAGCCCCACGCCTTCATGTGCTTGGTCGCCGCGTTGCGCAGCTTCATGGGCACCGGCAGCGGGCCGTGCTGCTTCACCGCGTCCTGCGCGCGCTGCCACGCTTCGTAGCTCGCGTTGCTCTTCACCGTGCTCGCGAGGTACGTGCAGCACTGTGCGAGCGGATGGAGGCCCTCGGGCATGCCGAGACGACGGAACGCCGCGTCCGCGGCGACCGCGATCTGAAGCGCGTTGGGGTCCGCGTTGCCGACGTCCTCGCTCGCGAAGATGATCAGGCGACGCATCACGAAGAGCGGATCTTCGCCCGCCTCGAGCATGCGCATCATCCAGTAGATCGCAGCGTCGGGATCGCTGCCGCGCATCGACTTGATGAACGCCGAGACGACGTTGTAGTGCTCCTCGCCGCTCTTGTCGTAGAGCAGCGTGCGCGACGCGAGCGCTTGCTCCACGGCCTCGCGATCGAGCGCGACGCTCCGCGCGATCGCGTCGTTCGCCGCGAGCTCGAGCACGTCGAGCGCGCGACGCGCATCGCCCTGCGCCATCTCCGCGATCATGCCGAGCGCCTCGGTGTCCACGGTGAGCGCGAGCTTGCCGAGGCCGTGCTCGCGATCGCTCATCGCGCGCTCGAGCAGCGCGCGCAGATCGCTCGGCTCGTGGGGCTCGAGGCGGAACACACGCGCACGTGAGAGCAGCGCGGCGTTCACCGCGAAGCTCGGGTTCTCGGTGGTCGCGCCGATCAGCACGACCGCGCCGCGCTCGACGTGGGGCAGCAGCGCGTCCTGCTGCGCCTTGTTCCAGCGGTGGATCTCGTCGACGAAGAGGATCGTGCGCGTGCCGTGCAGGCGCTTCCGCTCCGCGGCCTCCGCGAGGATCTTCCGCAGCTCGGGCACGCCGCTCATCACCGCGCTGAACGGGACGAACACCGCCTTCGTCTCCGCGGCGACGGCGCGCGCGAGCGTGGTCTTCCCGGTGCCGGGCGGGCCCCAGACGATCATCGACGGGATCCGGTCCTGCTGGATCGCGCGACGGAGCAGCGAGCCCTCGGCCACGAGATGGCGCTGTCCGACCATGTCGGTGAGACGACGCGGCCGCATGCGATCGGAGAGCGGTGCGCCCTCGCGGTCGCGATCTTCCTTGTGGTCGAACAGGTCCATCGACTGCGCTGCTTCTACTACGCAAGGGATGCAGAGCGCGGGACGCAGAGTGCGTACCCGGGTACGCGGATCCAACGCGAACCATGACACGGCTGTCGGACCGTCGCGCCCCACCCGTGCGCGCAGGTCGCGAGCGAGATCGAGAACTTTCGCGTGGGGCGTGCGTCGGAAGCGATCGATTCGTGGCTCGTGGCACCTCGGTTGCAGAAAACCGGTGCAACACAAGGGAGGCGTCGATGACGACCCGCAACGTCCTCGAGATGATCTTCGAGTATCAGCTCCTCCGGGCGAAGCAGGATCGTCTGGAGGTCCCGCTCGACGACGACGAGCGCGCGCGCCTCTTCGGGCTCGGGCGCTTGCTGACCGGCGACGGCACGCCGAGCCCGCGCACGATGCCGCGGCTGCCGTTCCCGAAGACGGTGAGCTTCACGATGCCGGGCGGCTTCGAGTCCGGCGAGGTGAAGAACCTGAGCGGCACCGGTCTCGCGATCGCGACGGCGCGCCCGCCGGTGATCGGTGCGCGCGTGATCGTGCGTCTGCTCGATGAAGCGGCGGGCTGCGAGTACTTCTTCCCGTGCCGCGTGATCTGGGCGCGACGCGCGAACCTCCCGGGCATGGGCCTGGTGTTCGACGGAGTGCCGACGCGCAACGAGTACCTCGCCGAGGAGAGCACGGGCGTGTGGCGACGCGCGATGCGCATGGGTG is a window encoding:
- a CDS encoding YbjN domain-containing protein; this encodes MRQIHRLTEPRALALQLDELGWSAARHDDRTFRCVHDTSEGELVVFVRLDQNWLIASVVPFLRTRGDNSFELSRWLLRMNRDMYQTKFAYDEDGDVVLTVELPTESLDASEIRTALSDLLQHAIRHRRTLREAST
- a CDS encoding replication-associated recombination protein A, whose translation is MDLFDHKEDRDREGAPLSDRMRPRRLTDMVGQRHLVAEGSLLRRAIQQDRIPSMIVWGPPGTGKTTLARAVAAETKAVFVPFSAVMSGVPELRKILAEAAERKRLHGTRTILFVDEIHRWNKAQQDALLPHVERGAVVLIGATTENPSFAVNAALLSRARVFRLEPHEPSDLRALLERAMSDREHGLGKLALTVDTEALGMIAEMAQGDARRALDVLELAANDAIARSVALDREAVEQALASRTLLYDKSGEEHYNVVSAFIKSMRGSDPDAAIYWMMRMLEAGEDPLFVMRRLIIFASEDVGNADPNALQIAVAADAAFRRLGMPEGLHPLAQCCTYLASTVKSNASYEAWQRAQDAVKQHGPLPVPMKLRNAATKHMKAWGYGQGYRYPHAEGGHAEGETYLPEALIGARFYEPKDIGIEARIKQRLTRLRAEPAEDTRRADDAPRRAARSPEHEPDAEKP
- a CDS encoding PilZ domain-containing protein → MTTRNVLEMIFEYQLLRAKQDRLEVPLDDDERARLFGLGRLLTGDGTPSPRTMPRLPFPKTVSFTMPGGFESGEVKNLSGTGLAIATARPPVIGARVIVRLLDEAAGCEYFFPCRVIWARRANLPGMGLVFDGVPTRNEYLAEESTGVWRRAMRMGDPPREANVA